The following nucleotide sequence is from Mesobacillus jeotgali.
CCCGGTCCATGAAGACCGGGCATTGCTTATGTTATAATCGTTCTATCTGGTATGAAAGGAGAACAATATGAAAATTACAATTAATGATGATGCAGCAGCATGGTATGAAAATGAAATGGACCTTTCATCCGGAAGCTATTTGCGATTTTTTGTCCGGTACGGCGGTTTCAGTTCAATCCAGAAAGGTTTTTCATTAGGTGTCTCCAAAGAAGAACCGGATCACATTGGCGTAAAAGCAGAAAAAAATGGCATCACCTATTATATTGAAGAAAAAGATATTTGGTATTTTGATGGCCATGATATGATCGTGGAACTCCACCCAGTTGGCCAAGAACCTGACTTCAAATTCGAAAAGGAATAAGGCAGACGCGAAAGCGCCTGCCTTATTTTTCACCTTTTATGAGAGGGCTCTCAATACCCTCCTGTTTTAAAATTTCAGCCTGCTTCGTTCCTAAAAGATCGAAATGAGGGTAATTGTTATTCCTTTTGTCAATCCACTCTGGCCGCAAACCATACTTTCTCCCCCACTCAGCTAACCTTTCAAGATCCCTGCATCCTACCTTCGTAACCGTTGAACAGTCCGGGTAGCGTTCATCAATCCAGTAATGGGTCAGGAAGGCGAGCTCTCCTCTATCTACTTTATCCTTCCATTCCTTAAGCTCGTGGCGTTTTATCCCGAAAGCCAATCAGACCTGCTCCTTTACATCTTCAGGCTTTTTCATGGCCTGTAAATAAGCTTCATGCCAGTCGGGATAGCTCCTTTTTAGCGAAATCGGCCGGAAGCTATCTTTTTTAACACAGACATGTTTTGAACTGCCGGTCAATGCCAGCTCCCCTTCTCCATTGAAGATTTCATATTTATAGACAGACCGGATCCCATCATACTCCTCCACCCATGTCTTAATTGTTGCTGTATCTCCATATCGCAATGGTTTTTTATAGGAAGCCTGTATATCAAGTACAGGTGAAATGATTCCATCCTTCTCCATCTCTGCATAATTGAAGCCAAGCTCTTTGATCAATTGTGTTCTGCCCAGCTCCATCCACACCAGATAATTAGCGTGATACACGACCCCCATCTGGTCTGTTTCCGCGTATCGAACCTCAATCTCCCTTGTAGAAATTATCATTGATATTCCCCTTTATTTTCAAGGATTTTTATCCTTTAAGTTTTTTTAAAGCTCTTTCAAAATCCTGTTTTTCCAGGTATAAAACATCCTCATCCAAATCCTCAAAATGATTGTGGTCAATCAATCGATATGCCTGAGATTGAATCGCTTCATCCACTAAGTTTGTGGCGAATCGCCCATTCCCTTTTATTTCTGTTTCTGAAAGTTGCTCAGTCAGAAACGCTTCAACTTCGGTACCCATTCTGTATTGATACTTGCCAGCGTAGTTTCTGATGATGAGCAGTAAATCACCCACACTATAGTCAGGAAAGTGGAAAAACTTCTTGAACCGTGACCTTAAGCCAGGATTACTTTCCAGCAGCATATCCATTTCAGCAGGATAGCCAGCAAGAATCACGACGAGATTTTCATTATGTTTTGTCATTTCATCGACAAGAGTATCAATAACTTCCTTGCCAAAATCACCCGAGCTTTGGCCAAGAAGAGAGTATGCCTCATCAATAAATAATACCCCTCCGAGCGCCTCACGGATTTTTTTCTTTGTTTTGATGGCTGTCTGTCCAACGTAACCAGCGACAAAATCCGCCCGGCTGCTGACGATGAGGTGCCCCCTCTTCAACATGCCGCATTCCTTCAAAAGTTCTGCGTAAATCTTGGCTACAGTCGTTTTTCCTGTTCCAGGATTACCGGTGAATACAGAATGGAGCTGGATCGGCACAGCAGGCAATCCTTTTTCCTTTCGCAGCTGCTGCATCCTCACGAATGAGGTCAGGGAGGTAACCTCTGCTTTTACAGTGTCCAATCCTACGAGTGCATTCAGTCTGTCGAGCGGTTTTTCAGTTGAAGTATTTACTGTAGATTCAAAATCCTCTTTTTCCAATAAAGTATAGGTCGAAAAGTCATGTTCTTCACTTTGCCTTGATCCCTTTTTAAAAATCGCTTCCAACACAAGGTTTCGTACCGTCCTGGCATTACCAAAGGTATCATCGACTCTTTCCTTTTCGATTCGATCCGTTAGTTCAAGCTTTGCTGCTTCTGTCATGGCATAATCGTTATCCTGTGCAGCTTGCTCAGCGATTTGTAATAGCTCACTATTCGAATAATCAGGTAGATGAATTAAATTTGATTGCGGGAACCGGGATCTTAACCCTGGATTCGCATCAAGAAATTGTCTCATCTCCTCTGGGTACCCAGCAAGAATCACGGCGAATTGACCGCCATATTCTTTCCCGGTCATTAAGGAAACGAGAGTATCAATAGCAGTTTGGCCATAATCATTTCCAGTCTGACCTTCCCGCTTAAGACTGTAAGCCTCATCAATAAATAGCACGCCACCGAGGGCTTGCTCGACGACCTTCCTGACATTTTCTTCTGTTTGTCCAACATAAGCACCTACAAGCTGGGAACGGTCCGCCTCAATTATTTCTTCTCGCGGCAGTACTCCCAGCTGGTGATATATTTTGGCGAGCAATCGTGCTAATGAAGTTTTCCCTGTTCCTGGATTTCCGGTCAGGACCATATTCAAGCTTTGATCATCTTTCGTTTGCAGACCAAGCTCTTTCCGCTTTTGCTGATATTTCAAGAACCGGTAAAAATCATTCACTCTCTCCTTGACCGATTCAAGTCCTATCATTTTGTTAAGTTCGGCCAAAGGGTCTATTTCAGATAGTTTATCGCTTTCCGATTCCTCAGCAAATTCTTCTCCCCAGTTCAGCTTGATTCCTTCCAGGGTTTGAAGTCTTTTCTGCATTTCTTCATAATGGACAGCTGTGTGAAACACTCCGGTAACAGACTCTTCATATAACTCTGTTGCTTTCAGGAGGGCTGCAGTCTCTTCTACAGCCTTCTCCAGCAAATTGGTCAGCCTTTTGAATTTAGCCCCAGCTTCAGAGCCTGCATCAAGCTGCTGGGCTTGAAGGTCATCCAGCTCTTCTTCAGCATGTGACAGGAATTGCTGTGAAATATTTATGTACTGCTCTGCTGTTTTCTTTTTTAATGCCCGATTATCAGTTTCCCTGATCCGAGGATAAACAAGCTGGTCAAATAGATTCGCTTTATTTTTCCATTGATTTCTCGCAAGCAGGGATTTTGCCTTCTTGTTTGCTGTATCGTTTTCAAGCGCAGTCCTTAACCATTCAAGGACAAGAGAATCATATCCGTTTCGCTGGGCTCTCGATTGTGCCGCCAGAGTCAGGGTTTGAGACAGTTGCTTATGGTCTTCCGTTTTTGACAGTTTCCTGATTGCGGTGATCAAACTGGCTTCATCCTGAATGAAACCTTTTGTATTTATCTCCTCTTCCCACAGCTTAATCTGTTCAGCCATAGGAATTTGTTTTTTTTGTCGTTCCATCTAAATCACTTCTTTATCTAAAGAGTTTTCGTAGTTTTAGTTTACATTCCGTATATTATCACATTTTTAAACAAACGGAAAAAGACCCGCCTGTTGACGGGTCCTTTAAATTTACTGCTGGTTATGCGCTTCATCCTTGATTTCTGCCCTGAAGGCATCAATACTTTCTCTGCGGCGCTCATTCTTTGCCTTGATTCTTTGCTGGTCTTCAGGACTAGAGTTGACCATTGCAGCTTCCGCATCTTCCATGTTTTCAATCGTATGATGGATCATAGACTGCAGCTTTTCTACATTATCGCTTCGATCATCTGGCTTTGGTGTATGGTTTGCCATGGTATTGTACCTCCTTCTAAAAAGTACATCAATAGTATGCAACCCGTCCTATCAATTATTAGCGGAAAACAGTGGATATCTTTTGTTGGGCAAAAAATAAAGGCCCGCCAAGTTATTGGCAGGCATATTCACTCGGTTATTCACCTTTGGTTTGCATTACCTGGGCATGTTCACCCGATTTATCATTCATTTTCTTCCCTTTATTGCCACTGAAACCACGCGGCTGTGTGCCGAGGTGGCTTGGAACATAATGCTTGCTGTCCCTTTTAGGATTGCTCATGTATATCCCTCCTCTA
It contains:
- a CDS encoding acyl-CoA thioesterase — its product is MIISTREIEVRYAETDQMGVVYHANYLVWMELGRTQLIKELGFNYAEMEKDGIISPVLDIQASYKKPLRYGDTATIKTWVEEYDGIRSVYKYEIFNGEGELALTGSSKHVCVKKDSFRPISLKRSYPDWHEAYLQAMKKPEDVKEQV
- a CDS encoding acid-soluble spore protein N — translated: MSNPKRDSKHYVPSHLGTQPRGFSGNKGKKMNDKSGEHAQVMQTKGE
- the tlp gene encoding small acid-soluble spore protein Tlp; the protein is MANHTPKPDDRSDNVEKLQSMIHHTIENMEDAEAAMVNSSPEDQQRIKAKNERRRESIDAFRAEIKDEAHNQQ
- a CDS encoding AAA family ATPase produces the protein MERQKKQIPMAEQIKLWEEEINTKGFIQDEASLITAIRKLSKTEDHKQLSQTLTLAAQSRAQRNGYDSLVLEWLRTALENDTANKKAKSLLARNQWKNKANLFDQLVYPRIRETDNRALKKKTAEQYINISQQFLSHAEEELDDLQAQQLDAGSEAGAKFKRLTNLLEKAVEETAALLKATELYEESVTGVFHTAVHYEEMQKRLQTLEGIKLNWGEEFAEESESDKLSEIDPLAELNKMIGLESVKERVNDFYRFLKYQQKRKELGLQTKDDQSLNMVLTGNPGTGKTSLARLLAKIYHQLGVLPREEIIEADRSQLVGAYVGQTEENVRKVVEQALGGVLFIDEAYSLKREGQTGNDYGQTAIDTLVSLMTGKEYGGQFAVILAGYPEEMRQFLDANPGLRSRFPQSNLIHLPDYSNSELLQIAEQAAQDNDYAMTEAAKLELTDRIEKERVDDTFGNARTVRNLVLEAIFKKGSRQSEEHDFSTYTLLEKEDFESTVNTSTEKPLDRLNALVGLDTVKAEVTSLTSFVRMQQLRKEKGLPAVPIQLHSVFTGNPGTGKTTVAKIYAELLKECGMLKRGHLIVSSRADFVAGYVGQTAIKTKKKIREALGGVLFIDEAYSLLGQSSGDFGKEVIDTLVDEMTKHNENLVVILAGYPAEMDMLLESNPGLRSRFKKFFHFPDYSVGDLLLIIRNYAGKYQYRMGTEVEAFLTEQLSETEIKGNGRFATNLVDEAIQSQAYRLIDHNHFEDLDEDVLYLEKQDFERALKKLKG
- a CDS encoding HesB/YadR/YfhF family protein yields the protein MKITINDDAAAWYENEMDLSSGSYLRFFVRYGGFSSIQKGFSLGVSKEEPDHIGVKAEKNGITYYIEEKDIWYFDGHDMIVELHPVGQEPDFKFEKE